The Estrella lausannensis region TTTTGAGACACTTTCGGTATACCATACAAGAGCTGCCGAAGAATTTCCAGCGCCATTCGAAAAATTGAAGGTGTTCTTGGCCTTCTAAGAGACGGCTCACATGCTTAAAACGAGATGATTTGTGTACTGACTTCACTTACCTCATCAAGTGCTCCTGGCCCCTCAATGCAACATTTTGAGATGCCGTCTTCGACACGTTCATACACAAGGGGGTTTTGCTCTCTCATCCGAGTCATTCTTTTTAGAACTGAAGGCAACGGTTTGGTTGGTGTATTAAGTTATTTCTTTAATTTAGCGGTAGTTTTTATAGCTAACTTTATTGAAATAATGTGTTAAGACTTATTGTCTTTGGCAAGTCTCAAATTTTGAGACGCATTCGACAGAGTACCACGAGCGAATTTTAAAGGTGCGCGTATAGTAGGCTACATTAATAACATCAATAACATCTTTTTCCTCGGACATATTTCACCTTTCCGATAAGATAGCTTTAGTTGAACTTTTAATATAACAAACTGTAAAAGCTATATGTCGATTCAGAAAAAACGAGCCTACGATTCAACTTCGAGAAAAGCGGCAGCTGAATTAACTAAAGGCCGTATCATTGACGCGGCGAAAAGCCTTTTTGGCAAAAAGGGTTTCGAAAAGGTCACCATCGAAGAGATAGCTGAGGTGGCTGGAGTCTCGGCGCCGACAGTATACTCCGTGTACCTATCCAAGAAGGGTGTTTTGCTTGCCGTTCTCGACGATGCGCTCGCTGCCGAAAGATATGATGAGCTATACTGGAAATCCATCCACGGCGATTCCCCTGAAAAGCGCCTAATGACCAACACCCGACTCGCACGAGTCCTCTACGATGCCGAGAAGGAAAGGCTTTCACTGCTCCATGGATCTTCCGCAATCGATCCGGTCTTCAAAGACTTGGAAAAGGAGATGGAAGAGCGCCGTTACAGAAGGCAGGAAGAGGTCGTCAAGGCGCTGTTTGAAGGGGGATATCTTAAGGATCGCTTAACCCTTGCCGACGCCCGCGACATTTTGTGGGTGTTTACAGGAAGAGATATCTATCGCATGCTCGTTGTAGAGCGGGGATGGACTTCAGATCAGTATGAGAAATGGATTGGAGAGTCTTTAATCCGAGAACTTTTGAAATAGTAAGTAACATCGATGGAAATAAAGAAACGTGCCTACGACTCCAGCTTGAGGAAAGCCTCTGCGGAGATGACCAAAGAACGCATCTTGAAGTCCGCTAAAGACCTGTTTGTCCGCAAGGGGTTTGAAAAGGTGACTATCGAGGAGATCGCCGAAGCTGCCATGGTTTCGACGCCGACGATCTACGCTGTTTACCAATCCAAACGGGGAGTCCTTCTGGCGCTGATTGACGATGCGCTGTCCCCCGAAAAATATGATGAGATCTTCTGGCATGGTTCCAAGGAAAAATCTCCTGTGATGCGGCTTGAGGCCATGGCAAAGCTTTGCAGAGAGCTTTATGATGCCGAGAAAGAGCGCGTCGCTCTAGTACACGGTGCCGCGGGCATCGATCCTGTGTTTAAGGATCTGGAATACGAGAGAGAGCAGCGCCGCTACGTCAGGCAGGAGGCGGTCATCAATGAGATCGCCGAGATCGGCGCACTGAAAAATGGTCTCACTGTCGAAATGGCCCGAGATATCATGTGGGCCTACACAGGCAGGGATCTTTTCCGTAAGTTCGTGGTCGAAAGGGGCTGGTCGCTTGATCAGTATGAGAAATGGCTGGGGGCGTTTTTGATTTCAGAGCTTCTCGACTAGCTTTCAGAGCCTGTCTTTAAACACAAATCTCAGGAGCCGTTATGAAACCCCCGTTGGTTCTTATTCCAGGGATGTTGTCTAACGGCTTAGTCTGGACCCACCAGGTTAAAAATTTGAGCGCCGGCGCATCCATTCAGGTGATTGAGGCTGTTCAGGACACTCCGGAAAAAATGGTTGCTCAGATTTTGAAACGGGCTCCACCCTATTTTGCTGTGGCCGGTCATTCAATGGGCGGTTGGCTTTGCCTGGAGCTGATGAAACAAGCCCCTTCCCGCATCGTAAAGCTGGCTTTGATCAATACGACGGCAAGGCCGGATTCTGATGAAAAGCGATCCCGGCGCCGCAGGCTGATCGACCGCACCCTGGCGGGCGAATTTGATGCGATTGTCGAAGAACTTGCCGCTCTCTTTGTTTTCGATGATAAGGTGCGCCACGAAGTGGTTTCAATGTTTCAGGAAGTCGGCCCCGAAGCCTTTGTCAACCAGCAGCGGGCAATGCTGGCAAGGGGGGATACTTTTTTCGCACTGCCCCACATCCACGTTCCAGCTTTAGTCATTCATGCCGCCTTAGATGAAAACTTCTCCTTAGAAGAGCATCAGGAGCTTTCAGAAACTATCCCCGGGGCTAAGTTGGCTGTTGTGGAAGGCTCGGGCCATATGAGTCCGATGGAGAGGCCCGAAGTTATCACGGGGCTAATCAGAGAGTGGCTTGCCTCTCCCTCAAACTCCTTAAAAAGCCTATCGCTGTGAGGAGTTGTTCCGGTATTTTCTAAAGAAGATGAACGCCACGATGGCGATCAGGGCGAAGACGAGCAAAAACTCCACCCGATCCTCAACGGCCTGGAAAATAGACATCCCGTAGGTGCCGAAGAAATAGCCGAGCGATACGAATGTCGTCACCCAAAATACAGCTCCCAGATAGGCAAAAGTGGCAAAATGAGTGTACTCCAATACGCTGATACCGGCTGTCAAACCTGTGAAATGGCGGACTCCGGGGATGAAGTAGCCGACGAACAAGCTCCATTTTCCGTACTTTTCGAACCATTCATGGGCTTTTTTTAGACGTTTTTCGTTCATGCCGACATATTTGCCGTATCGATGCAGGAAATGCAATCCGGCGGTCCTTCCTATAAGGTAGCTCATGGTGATACCGCAGATGCTTCCGCCGTAAGCGGCGCACAGGGTGGGCACTGCCAGCAGATGCCCCTGTTTGATTAAAACTCCCGATATGACCATCAGCGTTTCTTCGGGGACGGGAAGGGCGATAATACCGAGCGCCAGCAAGATAAATAGTCCTATGCTGCCGTAGTTGTCTAACCAGAAGATTAAAGTCTCTTGATTGGGAATATAGTCCATCGCTGAATTGTCTCTAATCGGATGTGTTTTTGATGTCGTTGGGGCTCTCGCTCCCTGCCGGACAGTTTAAACGGCATGGCTCCACTATAGTGAATTTTCCATATGAAACCAAGCGGGCATCGTTTTTGCCGGTTTGATCCCTTCATGGGAATGAGGGGGGGGCAAAAGAGGGGCATAGGGTGGCTTTACCGAAAAAACCTGCGATAAATCCGTTCTCGTCTTCTCAATCAGTTTGATCATTAGTAGTTGATGAATACGAAATATGGGTATATGTTTTTTCGTGAAAATGTAGTTTTTGTTCTCCTAACCGCAAATCCTATCTCAAAATCCTTGAAAAGGAAAAACCATGCATCCATCCCATTTTCCAAGTTCTGCCAATCCGATCTATCCGACATTTCCTACAGCGCCACGAAACGCTCGTCCGGAGATGCCGCCGGTACAAGCATTTAACCTCCAGCCTATCTTTCAGCGCGCGATTCCGGCGACGACCGCTCCAAACGTTATCATGGGCAATCGCTTGAACCGCCCTGTTTCCCCTCCAAAAGTTGCCGGCGAAATGTCTCTGCATGCGGCAATCACATCACACGGACAAGGGGGTAAAACCTTTGTCTTCCAAATCACGGGATTGATTCAGCTGACGGGAGAGGATGATAGAAAAGAGCTGAAAAGAAAGCACTCTGAATCCTTTCCACCGGTAACGACGGCCGCAAAGGGGGTGGAGCCAACCAATAAAAGGCCCCGGGTGGAGCCTACTGATGCAGCCATTGTGACCGGTCATGAACAAGCGCTCATTCTCGATGAAAGTCTCATGAGTTCCACGGAAAGAGATTTGATCATGAAGAGATACCGGGTGCAGCAGGCTTTAGACCGTGAGTTCAAGACTAGTGTTGAAAAAGCTTTGCTCCATTTGCAATCTCCCGCTTCGCCGGAAGGGCGCGACCATAAGATGCAACCTCTTGTTGAGATCGCGTTAGAGACGCTTAGAGAAAGAGCTCTTGATTTTCTCACGGATTTGGCAACCAAAGGCCATGCCTGGAGCGCTCGCATTGTGGGATTGATATACCTGGGCGGTAAAGCCGATCAGGCCGTCAATATAGCCAAAGCCAAGCAATTTTTCGGAATTGGCGTGGATCAACGTGATGCGCGGAGTCTCTTTTTGTTTGGATCGATGTATAGCCAAGTCAATACGACCCAAGAAGAAAAGAGTTTCATGGTAAACTGCTTGCGCCTCGCTGCCGGTATGAATCAACCTAATGCACTCTTAGCATACGCACAGGCTCTCTCACGGGGCATCGGAGTAAAAGCCAATCTAACAGAGGCTTTCCGGCTCATGGAAATCTGTGCTGTACGCGAAAGTATGACCGAAGGGAAGTTTCAGCTAGCTCTCATGCTTCAGTCAGGCAAAGGGTGTAAAAGGGATTTGCCGCGCGCTTTTAATCTGTTCCGCAGCGCATCCGATAAGGGACATCTCCTCGCAAAATTGAACCTTGCCAACATGTGCTACACAGCTCTCGGTGTTAAGAAGGATAAAGCCCGAGCTGCCAGGCTCTACAAAGAACTTGCCGATGCCGGCAACGCCAAGGGATTGAACAACTACGGAGTTATGCTGATCAAAGGCGAGGGAATTAAACAAAATCAAAACGAGGGTATCCGCTACATCAGATTGTCCGCCGAGCAAGGATTCCTGCCGGCCCGAAGAGCTCTGGAAGATTATTTCGCCTCGGACAGAGGAGTCGATAAGCTTAAGTTCTTTAAGGTGTTCCAGCCGGTGATTTTTAACCTGTAGTCCTTTTCAAGCTGTCACAAGCGGATCGGCCCTGCCTTCTGAAGAAGCAGGGACCGATCCCCCCCTTCTTACTTCATCTCTTTATTGCTTATGGTTAAGGCTTAAAATCTCATTCCAGGCGACAGCACCCTTCAATTAAAAAATATATTTAAAAAAATACTGCAAGGGTTCTACTTGGGTTTCTCTGCAAACTATTTTTCGGTGGGAAAATGGTGACGTCAGAGGTGCCCGGTTACAATGCTATCGATCAGGAGAAATAATGAAAGGCTCAAAGCTACTTAAAGGGTGTATTTTCACTGCCCTTTTTTTCATGGTAACTTCCCACACAGAAGCCTACGAGGCATGCTGTGAAAGCCCTTGTGACGAGCCGTGGATCATCAAGCTGGAGGGAGCGGCAACCGGGGGGCAATTCATCGGGCAAGACAGGGACTATGTTGAGTTGGGAGCGTTTGTCGCTCCAAGACCATGCGGCGACCTGTTTTACTTTGGAGACGCTCGCGCTTTTTGGCTTGAAGGAAAGCGGTTTGCTGCTAGCGCCGGATTGGGTGTGCGCTGGCTGGAAAGAGGCAATGGGTATCTCTTTGGCGGCAACGTCTACTACGATTATTGCGAGGGCGACCAGGGGGGCTTCAACCGAATTGGCGTGGGCCTTGAGATGCTCACGACGTGTTTTGATATCCGGGTGAACGGGTACATTCCTCTCACTGAGAGCAACCAATCCTCCGGCAAGACTTACAACTACCTGGATGGCTACAGAGCGACACTGCGCGAAAAGGAATATGCCTATAAAGGCGTAGACGCCGAGATCGGTGCCGAAGTCTGGGATGGATGCTGGTTTGATCTCTATGCTGCCATTGGTCCCTACTATTACGGCGGCAACAAGCTGCCGGACGTCGCCGGTGGATTTGCAAGGTTGGAAGCGCACTTTTTAGACTATTTTACGGTCGAAGGGCGAGTGAGCGATGACAACCGATACCACTGGAATGCCCAGGGAAGAATCAGCGTTTCCGTACCGCTCGATACCCTATTTTCCTGCTGCACAAGCACAGACAGATGCCTTGAGTTTTTCGCTCAGCCCGTCAAACGTAACCCGCTTCCATTCTTCTATAAGTGCTGTGACTGGAAATGGAATTGGTAAAGATAAGCAGCCTTGATCACAACATTAATTAAGGAGTAAGTAACGTGAAGAGTCTATTGGGTTTATTTGCAACCGCCTTGATCTTGGCAGGTGCTTTTTCAGAAGCTTCCGAGCAGACCGGAAGGTCCGTATCGATTTCCTCTCCCACCGCGGGAAAATGCCACACCCCACCACAGGGACCTCCGGGACCCCAAGGGCCTGCAGGCATCTCGCAAGTGAGCGCCTTTGGCTCGTACGCCTACTATGACGCAAACAACGTTTTCGTTAACCCAGGCGATTTGATCCAGTTTCCCAATACGATATCGAGTCTGAACATCTCGCACCCTAACAGTACAGATTTTGTGGTTCAGGAAGCCGGTTTTTATTACATCCATTTCGGCGTTGCAAGCCAAGCAGATGAAGCGGATCCCAACACGATGATTCAGTTGACGGTCAACGG contains the following coding sequences:
- a CDS encoding TetR/AcrR family transcriptional regulator, translated to MEIKKRAYDSSLRKASAEMTKERILKSAKDLFVRKGFEKVTIEEIAEAAMVSTPTIYAVYQSKRGVLLALIDDALSPEKYDEIFWHGSKEKSPVMRLEAMAKLCRELYDAEKERVALVHGAAGIDPVFKDLEYEREQRRYVRQEAVINEIAEIGALKNGLTVEMARDIMWAYTGRDLFRKFVVERGWSLDQYEKWLGAFLISELLD
- a CDS encoding alpha/beta fold hydrolase, with amino-acid sequence MKPPLVLIPGMLSNGLVWTHQVKNLSAGASIQVIEAVQDTPEKMVAQILKRAPPYFAVAGHSMGGWLCLELMKQAPSRIVKLALINTTARPDSDEKRSRRRRLIDRTLAGEFDAIVEELAALFVFDDKVRHEVVSMFQEVGPEAFVNQQRAMLARGDTFFALPHIHVPALVIHAALDENFSLEEHQELSETIPGAKLAVVEGSGHMSPMERPEVITGLIREWLASPSNSLKSLSL
- a CDS encoding DedA family protein, with amino-acid sequence MDYIPNQETLIFWLDNYGSIGLFILLALGIIALPVPEETLMVISGVLIKQGHLLAVPTLCAAYGGSICGITMSYLIGRTAGLHFLHRYGKYVGMNEKRLKKAHEWFEKYGKWSLFVGYFIPGVRHFTGLTAGISVLEYTHFATFAYLGAVFWVTTFVSLGYFFGTYGMSIFQAVEDRVEFLLVFALIAIVAFIFFRKYRNNSSQR
- a CDS encoding BclA C-terminal domain-containing protein, with protein sequence MKSLLGLFATALILAGAFSEASEQTGRSVSISSPTAGKCHTPPQGPPGPQGPAGISQVSAFGSYAYYDANNVFVNPGDLIQFPNTISSLNISHPNSTDFVVQEAGFYYIHFGVASQADEADPNTMIQLTVNGTVVDAGQFFLRDINELSTLALIIPLQAGDVVQVQNTPEGDGGVAFTQGVGVLGPTTAFFDIIRLAPLVI
- a CDS encoding inverse autotransporter beta domain-containing protein, giving the protein MKGSKLLKGCIFTALFFMVTSHTEAYEACCESPCDEPWIIKLEGAATGGQFIGQDRDYVELGAFVAPRPCGDLFYFGDARAFWLEGKRFAASAGLGVRWLERGNGYLFGGNVYYDYCEGDQGGFNRIGVGLEMLTTCFDIRVNGYIPLTESNQSSGKTYNYLDGYRATLREKEYAYKGVDAEIGAEVWDGCWFDLYAAIGPYYYGGNKLPDVAGGFARLEAHFLDYFTVEGRVSDDNRYHWNAQGRISVSVPLDTLFSCCTSTDRCLEFFAQPVKRNPLPFFYKCCDWKWNW
- a CDS encoding TetR/AcrR family transcriptional regulator is translated as MSIQKKRAYDSTSRKAAAELTKGRIIDAAKSLFGKKGFEKVTIEEIAEVAGVSAPTVYSVYLSKKGVLLAVLDDALAAERYDELYWKSIHGDSPEKRLMTNTRLARVLYDAEKERLSLLHGSSAIDPVFKDLEKEMEERRYRRQEEVVKALFEGGYLKDRLTLADARDILWVFTGRDIYRMLVVERGWTSDQYEKWIGESLIRELLK
- a CDS encoding tetratricopeptide repeat protein, translated to MHPSHFPSSANPIYPTFPTAPRNARPEMPPVQAFNLQPIFQRAIPATTAPNVIMGNRLNRPVSPPKVAGEMSLHAAITSHGQGGKTFVFQITGLIQLTGEDDRKELKRKHSESFPPVTTAAKGVEPTNKRPRVEPTDAAIVTGHEQALILDESLMSSTERDLIMKRYRVQQALDREFKTSVEKALLHLQSPASPEGRDHKMQPLVEIALETLRERALDFLTDLATKGHAWSARIVGLIYLGGKADQAVNIAKAKQFFGIGVDQRDARSLFLFGSMYSQVNTTQEEKSFMVNCLRLAAGMNQPNALLAYAQALSRGIGVKANLTEAFRLMEICAVRESMTEGKFQLALMLQSGKGCKRDLPRAFNLFRSASDKGHLLAKLNLANMCYTALGVKKDKARAARLYKELADAGNAKGLNNYGVMLIKGEGIKQNQNEGIRYIRLSAEQGFLPARRALEDYFASDRGVDKLKFFKVFQPVIFNL